A single window of Helicobacter macacae MIT 99-5501 DNA harbors:
- a CDS encoding response regulator transcription factor, giving the protein MAKKGVKILLLEDDLSLGEMLCDELKEKGYLVTHCENAQNALEIGYEQAFDLWIFDVKVPLGNGFEVLKELRGLGKNTPTIFLTSLSMIEDLKRGFLVGCDDYLRKPFDVDELLLRVDCLLKRSFAHQNSEILELSEKHCFDILQKTLFDKHTQKEIPLTNKERELLALLLQNRGNFVSQDEIFERIWSYDESPTNMALRVYIKNLRKVLGSESIATQRHRGYCYAK; this is encoded by the coding sequence ATGGCAAAAAAGGGCGTAAAAATCCTACTTTTAGAAGATGATTTGTCGCTTGGCGAAATGCTCTGTGATGAACTAAAAGAAAAAGGCTATCTTGTAACGCACTGCGAAAACGCACAAAACGCTCTAGAAATAGGCTATGAGCAGGCGTTTGATTTGTGGATATTTGATGTCAAGGTCCCTCTAGGAAATGGCTTTGAAGTGCTAAAAGAGCTTAGGGGGCTTGGCAAAAATACGCCCACGATTTTTCTTACTTCGCTTTCGATGATAGAGGATTTGAAGCGGGGATTTTTGGTGGGCTGTGATGATTATTTACGCAAACCATTTGATGTAGATGAGCTTCTTTTGCGCGTGGATTGCTTGCTTAAAAGGTCTTTTGCACACCAAAATAGCGAGATTTTAGAGCTTAGCGAGAAGCATTGCTTTGACATACTGCAAAAAACACTTTTTGATAAACATACACAAAAAGAAATCCCCCTTACTAACAAAGAGCGCGAACTGCTCGCACTGCTCTTGCAAAATCGAGGGAATTTTGTCAGCCAAGATGAGATTTTTGAGCGGATATGGAGCTATGATGAAAGCCCCACAAATATGGCGTTGCGCGTGTATATCAAAAACTTGCGAAAAGTGCTAGGGAGTGAGAGTATCGCCACGCAAAGGCATAGGGGATATTGCTATGCCAAATAA
- a CDS encoding DUF1104 domain-containing protein → MKTSQMKFSWARVLFLASLAGFASSVLCGSFALGADFSAKSDSELIKLAGSIAPSDEPDFAIEVNKRVNAKPYAEAKDFKRAIKYARKQGFSKLSVEQARKRKIESCKAFQARTDSMTGAQIREAGLKVFHKNCDFIGQKHKHEKHEKAKGFKDYEFDD, encoded by the coding sequence ATGAAAACTTCACAAATGAAATTTTCGTGGGCAAGGGTATTGTTTTTGGCAAGTTTGGCAGGTTTTGCAAGTAGCGTTTTGTGTGGCTCTTTTGCTCTTGGTGCGGACTTTAGCGCGAAAAGCGATAGTGAGCTAATCAAACTTGCAGGCTCGATTGCCCCAAGTGATGAGCCAGATTTCGCCATAGAGGTAAATAAGCGCGTAAATGCAAAGCCCTACGCAGAAGCAAAAGACTTCAAACGCGCTATCAAATACGCTCGAAAGCAAGGTTTCTCTAAACTCTCTGTCGAACAAGCGCGAAAAAGAAAAATAGAATCTTGCAAGGCATTCCAAGCTAGGACAGACTCTATGACAGGAGCGCAAATCCGTGAAGCAGGGCTAAAAGTCTTTCATAAAAATTGCGATTTCATCGGACAAAAACATAAACACGAAAAACACGAAAAAGCCAAAGGGTTCAAAGACTATGAGTTTGATGACTAA
- a CDS encoding tetratricopeptide repeat protein, translated as MSKIIYAKPTYTFSRKTISTLSSLSFALAISISNAAPLSQEEWNQDFNACVFNKDHNMCQRLINNGLQTLEECTKTTCNDNGLIYQNAGFQAKAITFFKRAIELDDNRAYHNLGLLYHKEIGNIPQAKKFYELALQKQHYGARLNLGTLYYEQKDYSNALKHFEIVCEKSNGEAKMLACHNLGVMYDNGEGALQDYRKSHQYYKTSCDMGYGYACNNLGVLYANGLGTKQNLLMAKELYGKACNLVCNKGCANYKALNQKNLK; from the coding sequence ATGTCAAAAATCATCTATGCAAAACCAACTTACACATTCTCACGCAAAACCATATCCACCCTCTCATCACTATCTTTCGCGCTTGCTATTTCCATATCAAATGCAGCTCCACTTAGCCAAGAGGAATGGAATCAAGACTTTAACGCCTGTGTGTTTAACAAAGACCACAATATGTGTCAGAGACTCATAAACAACGGACTACAAACCCTAGAAGAATGCACCAAAACCACTTGCAATGACAATGGACTAATATATCAAAATGCAGGATTTCAAGCAAAAGCTATCACATTTTTCAAAAGAGCTATTGAATTGGACGATAATCGTGCTTATCACAATCTAGGATTGCTCTACCACAAAGAGATAGGAAATATCCCACAAGCAAAAAAATTCTACGAGCTAGCACTGCAAAAGCAACACTACGGAGCAAGGCTAAATCTAGGGACTTTATATTATGAGCAAAAAGACTACTCAAACGCGCTCAAGCACTTTGAAATCGTGTGTGAAAAAAGCAATGGCGAAGCAAAAATGCTTGCTTGCCATAATCTAGGCGTAATGTATGATAACGGCGAGGGCGCACTGCAAGACTACCGCAAATCACACCAATACTACAAAACCTCTTGTGATATGGGATATGGCTATGCGTGCAACAATCTAGGCGTGCTATATGCAAATGGGCTTGGCACAAAGCAAAATCTACTTATGGCAAAAGAGCTATACGGCAAAGCCTGTAACCTCGTCTGCAACAAAGGCTGTGCCAACTACAAGGCACTAAACCAAAAGAACTTGAAGTAA